DNA from Methanobrevibacter sp.:
ATATTTAACTAAAAAAGCGGTTGACAGTGTTAAATCAAGTGATTATACCGTTGGAAGTACAAGGGCAATTGAGTTATTTGATGATGTTCAAAATAAAATTGCATTTAATGTAAAAGATCTGTTGGACAAATTGGAAGAAGGAGTTCAGCTAGCCTGTGATGGAAATACCGTGTCCATATTATCCACCGGAGATCCTGGTTTTTCAGGCGTTTTAAATACTGTTTTGAGAATTTCAAAAGAAAAAGGATTTTCAAAAGAAAATATTGAAGTGGTTCCAGGAATTAGTTCACTGCAGCTTGCAGCGGCAAAATGCCATATCCAATGGGACAGTGCCAACGTAATGACATTTCACGGCAGAGAAAATATAGACGAGATTTTGTCAGTTATTAACAATGAAAAAACCACAATCGCTCTTCCTTCAAGAAAAGTAAGAGACATGGCCCAATTTTTACTTGACAATGGAGTTGAAGAAGACAGAAAAGTTGTAGTCTGTGAAAGGTTAAGTTACCCTGATGAAAAGATTGTAGAGGCTACTTTAAAAGACATTGCTGAGAGTGAATTTACCTATATGTGCATTATGGTAATTTATTAGAATAATTTACCCTCAAAAATCATTTTAAAAGTCATTTACCATTTGTTTTTAAAATCAAAGTTTATATATTTCATAATATCAAATTTTAATCGTCGATGAGACTTCAAATAAGGTAGATATTATGAAATTGAAAATAAACACCATATGTTTCATTTTCTTATTTCTTTTTTTAATTTCTGCAGTATCGGCAGCGAATATTGAAAATGAAACAGAAACAAACCTACAACAACCAAATCCAAATCAGGATTTATGTAAAATAAGCATTGAAAACGATTATGAAAAACTAAAAATAAGTAATGATGAGACTGAAATATTAAAAGCCACATCACCAACTAAAACCAAAGAAAAAATTACAATAACTGCTTCTAATTTGAAAATGTATTATAAAGACGGAAGCAAGTTCAAAATAAGTCTAAAAGACAAAAATAAAAAGCCAATAGCCAAAGCAAAAATATCTTTTACAATAAATGGCAAGACATATAGTAAAAATACCAACGGCAAGGGAATTGCCTATCTTGATATAAATTTGAAAAGTGGAAATTATTCCATTTTAACAAAATTTGCAGGAACGGGCAAATATTCTGCAACATCTAAAAAAAACACGATTGATGTTAAAAGCACAATAAAATGCAGCAATTTTAAAAAATATTATACAAACACTGCACAATATTCATCTACTTTTTATAACCAAAAGGGAAATGTGCTGAAAAATACTGCGATTAAATTTAAAGTAAATAACAAATATTATTCTGTTAAAACCAACAAGTACGGCGTTGCCAAATTAGCAATTAATTTAAAGCCAGGAACATACACCATTTATTCTGTTAATCCGAAAACAGCAGAAACCGTGTCAAAAACCCTCACAGTAAAATCATTGATTGAAACTGATGATTTAAAAATTAATGAGAATTGCGTCGGCAAATTCAATGTGAAAGTTCTAAGCAATACCGGAAAAGTTTCTCCTAACCAAAAAGTTAAATTGACTGTTAATGGAAAAAGCTATACAAAAACAACAAATAAAAATGGTATCGCAACATTAGACATACACCTAAAAGCCGGAACATACTCCATATCCACAGAATACAGTGGTCTTAGGAATATAAACAAAATTTACATAAAAGCCATAAAACTAAGTAAGTTTACACATACAACATCAATACCAAATTATGTTAATGTTACAACAGACTATGTTTTTAACAATTCAAAATACTGTTTAAAAAGTGGAAGCAACGGCATTATAAAAATGCCTAAAAGAGAAGTATTTGAAATTGAAATTGGGGAAAAATGTTATACATTTTCAACAACAAGCATTAACGGAATAGATTCCATAGAACTGAAAGACAAACATAGCTATTTAATACCTTTTGACGGAAGCGGCATCAAGATTAATACAGGCACAACCAATCCAATAGGCGATGGAATCATAATCGCCAAATTTAAGGATTATACCCAAATCACTTATCAAAGCAAGACTAAAAACAATACTGCATTATTCGGATTTTATGCAGGTAAAGGAACAGACAACAGCGAAAAACTAACATATATGGAAAATGAAAATATAATCGCCAGAGTAAGCTTTCAAACATTAAGTTTTGATGAATTGGGACTTAAATACACTCTTTCAAAACAATATGGAAAACCAGTAAGCGATTTCAATTATAAAAGCTATGAAGAAATAACCAACAACAATACCAAATCAATTAAATTTGCAGATACAGGAACTGCAGTTACCTTTAGTTATTTTGGAAAATCAATAGCAGGTTATATATCTAAAGAAGGCATCATCACAAAATTTAAAGTTGATGAAAAAGAAGAACTTGAAAAGAAAGAAAGCATAAGTTACGGACTTGACAAATACTATCGAAAAACATTAGAATTTGAAGTTTTGCAGACATATACCATTATAAATGAAAAAATAACAGAAGACATTTTAGACAATTGGCTTTCAAAAAGTTCAACCTATTTAAATAGATTCGGAGTGATGAATGTTTACGGAATGCATTTAGCATCACTTGAAGTAGCTTGGCTTGCAGATGCTTTTGCCGATGATTATTCTAAAGAATTTAAAGTAAAATGGGAGAGAAGCAATACACTAACAATACTGGGTGGAATAAACTTACAGGACACATATTTAAACATTTTAAATGCAGACATGGGAATGAAAGTAACAGGCAATAAAAACAATACAATCCTATTTAAGCTAATCAATTCCATCAATCTGCCGAATATAGAAGATTACGTCCTTATAAATGTTGCCGAGAGATACTTTGACAAAAGTTCAAATTCACTTTCCAACATGTTTTCAGCCGTTTCAAAAAATAATTACAGCATCGCACAGTTAGGAGATATGATTTATATTTTCTCAGACGTTAATGGCAAGTCTGCAATAATCCTAAACACAACAAGTGGCGTATCAAATGTTGTATTGGCTCAAGACTCGGTTTATAAAGGATCAGCGATATCAACTTCCAAGGACTGCTGCTCTGTTGGAATAATGCCAAAAGACATAATTGCAGGAATAAGAAACACATTCAAGTTTGCATCACCGGTAAAGCAACTGACTGAGAAATTCAATAAAATACATCCATTAACCAAAATAACGTATCACTTATCAGTTGCACTTTTGTCAAAAACATTAACAGGAGCATCAGCTGCAGGTTTAGGACTGTTAACTGCAATGGCAGCCATACAAACCGGAGGCACAATATATAAAGATGGAATGGTTGATGAAAAAGATTGGCATAAAGTTATGGACAAATATACCTTTACACGACCGGGATATTTGCAATCCAAAAAAGTCTATAACATCCCAAATAAAAAAGGAGGATATGACTACATTGAAGTAAAAATCAAAGGTGACATGACCTTAGACAGAGACAGTGCAATCTACATCAGTGAAGGAAAAACAAAACAGTTAAGTAAATCAGAAACATATCAATATTTTACTGATGAATACTGGACACCATTTAGTGTTCCTAAAAAATATTGGGATGAAAGCTGGAAAAGGTGATAAAAATTAAAGAACCCAAACACATGATTCCTATAATTTTGATATTTATCATATTGCTGACAATAACGCTTGTCTACCAATACGAAAGATTATGGGAATTATTACTTGCAATATGTGTTGTTTATACAGCAATTACTGCTCTAAATAATAATGAAACAGCAAACGAACGAATAAAAAATACACATATTTCAGTGAAAATAT
Protein-coding regions in this window:
- a CDS encoding cobalt-precorrin-7 (C(5))-methyltransferase, whose translation is MSGKIYIVGIGPGASEYLTKKAVDSVKSSDYTVGSTRAIELFDDVQNKIAFNVKDLLDKLEEGVQLACDGNTVSILSTGDPGFSGVLNTVLRISKEKGFSKENIEVVPGISSLQLAAAKCHIQWDSANVMTFHGRENIDEILSVINNEKTTIALPSRKVRDMAQFLLDNGVEEDRKVVVCERLSYPDEKIVEATLKDIAESEFTYMCIMVIY